In Pelosinus sp. UFO1, one genomic interval encodes:
- a CDS encoding S1 domain-containing RNA-binding protein, translating into MSIEVGSVVEGVVTGITNFGAFVELPGGKVGLIHISEVADVYVRDVKDFLKEQDPVKVKVLSVDERGKIGLSIKQLQPPSPSPAPNPIPRRAPANDNRRFGKVNAPSFEDKLTKFLKDSDERLGDLKRNTESKRGGRGAARSQ; encoded by the coding sequence GAGGGCGTTGTGACAGGTATTACAAATTTCGGAGCATTTGTAGAGCTGCCTGGGGGAAAGGTAGGTTTAATTCATATCTCAGAAGTTGCTGATGTATATGTTCGTGATGTGAAGGATTTCCTTAAAGAGCAAGATCCAGTAAAAGTTAAGGTTTTGTCAGTTGATGAACGTGGGAAAATTGGGTTGTCTATTAAGCAGCTTCAACCACCAAGTCCAAGTCCAGCTCCTAATCCTATTCCAAGGAGAGCACCAGCCAATGATAATCGGCGTTTTGGTAAAGTAAATGCGCCGTCCTTTGAAGACAAGTTGACTAAATTCTTAAAAGACAGCGATGAGCGTCTTGGAGATTTAAAACGTAATACAGAATCCAAACGTGGCGGACGTGGCGCTGCTCGTTCTCAATGA
- a CDS encoding threonine/serine exporter family protein, with protein sequence MLTISLEQIVSLVIVAGEIMLKNGAETYRIEETMDHMAKACGALAVESFVIPTGVFLTVTDANGRTLTVMRRVSNRTINLDRISKVNELSRRLVDQRMEYRDAKKILEHISKERTGFSLLPSMLASGTIGAGTAVLQDALILEVVVAFVAAAIVRYIAHIISRLHGLSFSFEFLGGMAVAFCGTLLHSLLPHLRPDAVIIGGIMPLVPGVAITNAIRDVIAGDLLSGLSRGLEAALTSVAVAMGVVIMLALTV encoded by the coding sequence GTGTTGACAATCTCCTTAGAGCAAATCGTTTCATTAGTTATAGTAGCTGGCGAGATTATGCTTAAGAATGGAGCGGAGACGTATCGAATTGAAGAAACCATGGATCATATGGCCAAAGCTTGCGGCGCCCTTGCTGTAGAGAGTTTCGTCATTCCAACAGGGGTTTTTCTAACGGTAACGGACGCTAATGGTCGAACTTTGACTGTCATGCGTCGGGTAAGTAATCGTACGATCAACTTGGACCGTATTTCAAAAGTGAACGAGTTATCTCGGCGTTTGGTAGATCAGCGTATGGAATATAGGGATGCCAAGAAAATTTTGGAGCATATTAGTAAAGAGCGTACGGGATTTTCCCTTTTGCCCTCTATGCTGGCTTCAGGGACTATAGGCGCAGGTACAGCAGTATTGCAAGATGCTCTTATATTGGAAGTAGTAGTTGCTTTTGTGGCAGCAGCAATCGTTCGATATATTGCCCATATTATATCTAGATTGCATGGGCTTTCTTTTTCTTTCGAATTTCTTGGCGGGATGGCAGTGGCTTTTTGTGGCACTCTGCTACATTCTTTATTGCCTCATTTAAGGCCAGATGCTGTCATAATTGGTGGTATTATGCCCCTTGTTCCAGGGGTAGCAATCACCAATGCCATACGAGATGTAATTGCCGGGGATTTACTAAGTGGCTTATCTAGGGGGCTAGAGGCGGCCTTAACGTCGGTAGCGGTTGCTATGGGGGTAGTCATCATGCTGGCACTTACGGTATAA
- the tilS gene encoding tRNA lysidine(34) synthetase TilS: MLEKVRAWIDKHKMLLAGDTIIVACSGGPDSLALLHILARFRLEYSISIVVAHVDHMLRGQESALEAAFVLNFCRERSITCYHTAIDVPRFIEETGISGEEAARILRYQYLRQVAQEVGGAKIATGHHQDDQGETVLMNLLRGAGSAGIRGIQPVNGDIIRPFLGVSRAEIIAYCEAEGLEPRFDSSNGNLNYLRNRIRIRLLPELEKKYNSSVKEALCRTAMIVGDEHNFIQKTAKDVWPQVVTEGSDGIFIATEPMNSLHIAVKREIFRMSIEKKQGSVRGITFCHVETLIEMLFTGRVGSKLQLPGGLTVRKDYDGLYIGANPVSLKRKVEYPGQELIVPGSNLITALGIEITAKLTDTFVKEKTNRAVFDADELSYPLFVRTRHDGDRFQPLGFAGSKKVKDFLIDLKVPRELRDDIPIICDQKSIIWVGGYRQSQNGKSRDTTKNFLILTIVGNAIKE; the protein is encoded by the coding sequence ATGTTGGAAAAAGTTAGAGCGTGGATAGATAAACATAAGATGCTGCTTGCAGGTGATACTATAATCGTAGCTTGTTCGGGTGGGCCAGATTCGTTAGCTTTATTACATATCCTTGCGAGATTTCGTTTAGAATATAGTATAAGTATAGTGGTTGCTCATGTAGATCATATGCTTCGTGGGCAGGAATCGGCCCTCGAGGCAGCCTTTGTCCTAAACTTTTGTCGTGAACGTAGTATTACATGTTATCATACGGCAATTGATGTCCCTAGGTTCATAGAAGAGACGGGGATATCAGGAGAAGAAGCTGCTCGAATTCTGCGTTATCAGTACTTACGGCAAGTTGCTCAGGAAGTAGGGGGAGCCAAAATTGCGACAGGGCATCATCAGGATGACCAAGGGGAAACTGTATTAATGAATCTGTTACGTGGAGCCGGCAGTGCGGGAATTCGTGGGATTCAACCAGTTAATGGCGATATTATTCGTCCCTTCTTAGGAGTGAGCCGTGCCGAAATAATTGCTTATTGTGAAGCAGAGGGTTTAGAGCCGCGATTTGATAGTTCAAATGGAAATTTAAATTATTTGCGTAATCGTATTCGAATACGTCTTTTACCAGAGCTAGAAAAGAAGTATAATAGTTCTGTCAAGGAAGCTTTGTGCCGAACGGCGATGATCGTAGGCGATGAGCATAATTTTATTCAAAAGACAGCGAAAGACGTGTGGCCTCAGGTTGTTACAGAAGGCTCAGATGGCATATTTATTGCTACCGAGCCAATGAATTCTTTACATATTGCCGTAAAACGTGAAATTTTTCGTATGTCCATAGAAAAAAAACAAGGATCTGTAAGAGGAATAACCTTTTGTCATGTGGAAACTTTGATAGAGATGCTTTTTACTGGGCGAGTAGGCAGCAAATTACAGTTACCTGGTGGCCTTACCGTTCGCAAAGATTATGACGGATTATATATAGGAGCAAACCCTGTATCTTTAAAAAGAAAGGTAGAGTATCCTGGACAGGAACTAATTGTACCTGGTAGTAATCTAATTACAGCATTGGGGATCGAAATTACAGCAAAGCTAACAGATACTTTTGTTAAAGAAAAAACAAATAGAGCTGTTTTTGATGCAGATGAATTATCTTACCCTTTATTTGTGCGCACGCGTCATGATGGTGATCGCTTTCAACCTCTTGGATTTGCAGGAAGTAAAAAAGTGAAAGATTTTTTAATTGATTTAAAGGTACCGAGGGAATTGAGGGATGATATCCCAATTATCTGTGATCAAAAAAGTATCATTTGGGTGGGTGGTTATCGACAAAGTCAAAATGGCAAGAGCAGGGATACAACAAAAAACTTTTTGATACTAACAATTGTAGGAAATGCAATAAAAGAATAA
- the spoIIE gene encoding stage II sporulation protein E, translating into MPKMTVVTLPSEMLEVFQPMAKKKASAKWLPLKAIFRKMYNRLFSLVYSENWFMNVLAFLLGRVSIMGDIAPMGLAFFAAVAQIQKRRAFMVGICSIAGLVSGGYYTEIGTYSVFMFLYFLWADKLTRLHKKVLAVPILLFCVVLCSGLFIGMFHQPTLYTFLVVLLNAGTCMILSYIFMYAVPLLVGEQSHIVLRQYVTSERLSCMILLLAVAVAGLGTTVIFDYSIRNMAGCLLIMAMSLAGGPGFGACVGVAVGAIIGLSDGNAALSITLYAVAGVLAGTFRGLGKFAVILGFVLGSVITVLYFGQDNQLTKVMSECAIAGGLFFFAPNKRLAAWHDIAFTSTPPVAADSLHLKETVAKIHNIAEVFNDFASTFSSIVEDTKGKIQDDELARTLSAVGEQVCVDCNKRSQCWETDFYRTYHGILDILGQVENHSLSVEKMPKVFQENCIRCKELLDTIVLVSERNRSAAFWQKRMIEQRQTVTEQMKATSVIISNLAYEIGKVEQSDQNMSLLLQEKAAMLACSLTGVRIRGKAGEGIIEAKKTCCNGKRECVNTVLPLASSVLREKLELLAECGDERKDKKCTLTMKVAKKFQIETGIASFAKEGQSVCGDACTVVPLCKGKVALILSDGMGSGKKAAVESSLAIKFLQKLLSIGFDIDVAVMTINSMLLLRTRDESFVTIDMAVIDTYSGEIEFLKVGSAPSFVKRVREVMTIKSSSLPIGILQQIELKPIKATVVDGDFIVMVSDGIVDVPQSSLDKENWLANFLRRGVNTKPQALAEQILAQALLLSGNRVHDDMTVMVAKVSSSLDSVK; encoded by the coding sequence ATGCCAAAAATGACAGTTGTTACTTTACCGAGTGAAATGCTAGAGGTATTCCAGCCAATGGCAAAGAAAAAAGCAAGTGCAAAATGGTTGCCTTTGAAGGCAATTTTTCGTAAGATGTACAATAGACTATTTTCACTGGTGTATAGTGAAAATTGGTTTATGAATGTTTTGGCTTTTTTACTGGGGCGGGTTTCCATTATGGGAGATATAGCCCCCATGGGATTGGCCTTTTTTGCAGCAGTAGCCCAAATTCAAAAAAGACGAGCCTTTATGGTTGGAATTTGTTCGATTGCAGGGCTGGTATCAGGAGGCTACTATACAGAGATCGGTACTTACTCGGTCTTTATGTTTTTATATTTTTTGTGGGCAGATAAACTTACCCGATTGCATAAAAAAGTATTAGCGGTACCTATATTACTGTTTTGCGTTGTGCTTTGTAGTGGATTGTTTATTGGTATGTTTCATCAACCTACACTATATACTTTTTTAGTGGTGTTACTTAATGCTGGGACTTGTATGATCCTATCTTATATTTTTATGTATGCGGTGCCCTTGCTGGTTGGCGAACAGTCTCATATCGTGCTGCGGCAATATGTAACAAGTGAACGGCTTAGTTGTATGATTTTACTACTGGCAGTAGCAGTAGCAGGCTTGGGTACTACCGTGATATTTGACTACAGTATTCGTAATATGGCAGGTTGTTTGCTGATTATGGCCATGTCACTTGCTGGCGGGCCTGGCTTTGGCGCTTGTGTTGGAGTTGCAGTTGGTGCAATAATTGGATTAAGTGATGGAAATGCGGCTTTGTCCATAACATTGTATGCAGTGGCAGGAGTCTTAGCAGGAACCTTTCGAGGATTAGGAAAATTTGCAGTTATTTTAGGATTTGTCTTAGGGAGTGTTATCACGGTTTTATACTTTGGTCAGGATAATCAATTGACAAAGGTAATGAGTGAATGTGCTATCGCAGGGGGGTTATTCTTTTTTGCTCCCAACAAAAGATTAGCAGCGTGGCATGATATTGCTTTTACATCAACACCTCCCGTTGCTGCAGATTCTTTGCATCTAAAAGAAACCGTAGCTAAAATTCATAATATCGCAGAAGTATTTAATGATTTTGCTAGTACCTTCAGTAGTATTGTTGAAGATACGAAAGGGAAGATCCAAGATGACGAGTTGGCCAGGACCTTATCTGCCGTAGGAGAGCAGGTGTGCGTAGATTGTAATAAACGGTCACAGTGCTGGGAAACGGATTTTTATCGGACTTATCATGGTATATTGGATATTTTGGGGCAGGTAGAAAATCATTCCCTGTCTGTAGAGAAGATGCCAAAGGTATTTCAAGAAAATTGTATTCGTTGTAAGGAACTACTCGATACGATAGTTTTAGTTTCGGAGCGAAATCGTTCCGCTGCTTTTTGGCAAAAAAGGATGATAGAACAGCGTCAAACAGTTACTGAACAAATGAAAGCAACTAGCGTCATTATTAGCAATTTAGCCTATGAAATTGGCAAAGTAGAGCAGTCCGATCAAAATATGTCTTTACTTTTACAAGAAAAGGCCGCTATGCTTGCGTGTTCCCTTACGGGAGTGCGAATAAGAGGTAAGGCAGGGGAAGGTATCATAGAGGCTAAGAAAACCTGCTGTAACGGGAAACGAGAATGTGTCAACACCGTTTTGCCTTTAGCTTCTAGTGTCCTAAGAGAAAAACTAGAACTATTAGCTGAATGTGGTGATGAAAGAAAAGATAAAAAATGTACGTTAACAATGAAAGTGGCAAAAAAATTTCAAATTGAAACAGGTATTGCTAGCTTTGCCAAAGAGGGACAAAGTGTATGTGGCGACGCTTGTACCGTTGTACCTTTATGTAAAGGAAAGGTTGCATTAATTTTAAGTGATGGTATGGGGAGTGGCAAGAAAGCAGCTGTTGAGAGTTCGCTTGCAATTAAATTTTTGCAAAAATTGTTATCCATTGGTTTTGATATTGATGTTGCAGTTATGACTATCAATTCGATGCTGCTGCTGCGTACAAGGGATGAATCTTTTGTAACGATTGATATGGCAGTGATTGATACTTACTCGGGAGAAATTGAATTTTTAAAAGTTGGTTCAGCACCAAGTTTTGTTAAGAGGGTTAGAGAAGTTATGACGATTAAATCCTCCTCGTTGCCAATTGGTATTTTACAACAAATAGAGTTAAAGCCAATAAAAGCAACTGTAGTGGATGGTGATTTTATTGTAATGGTGAGTGACGGCATTGTTGATGTTCCCCAAAGCAGCTTGGATAAAGAAAATTGGTTGGCTAACTTTTTGAGACGAGGGGTTAATACAAAACCACAAGCTCTTGCAGAACAAATTCTAGCTCAAGCTTTATTATTGTCTGGCAATCGTGTGCATGATGATATGACAGTTATGGTCGCTAAAGTTTCTAGCTCTTTAGATTCAGTAAAATAA
- a CDS encoding threonine/serine exporter family protein, with translation MVLKIIAVFLISASIGILYRIPRRLVASASLVGVVAWLIMYSTMQSGATVIVADFFASVTVGVMAEILARIIKKPATIFIIPGFIPLVPGGDAYFTMLYMVKGQYSAGVSMGMQTILSAGAIAFGIFVSSTIFRIIKSSNRESNWQDVGKS, from the coding sequence TTGGTATTGAAAATTATAGCAGTTTTTTTAATTTCGGCTTCAATTGGTATATTATATCGCATACCACGCAGATTAGTAGCGTCTGCAAGTTTAGTTGGAGTAGTAGCTTGGCTCATTATGTATAGTACTATGCAGTCTGGGGCAACAGTGATAGTAGCAGATTTTTTTGCAAGTGTTACTGTGGGAGTGATGGCTGAGATATTGGCTCGTATAATAAAGAAACCAGCAACCATTTTTATCATACCTGGATTTATTCCCCTAGTGCCTGGCGGTGATGCTTACTTTACTATGCTGTATATGGTAAAAGGGCAATATTCTGCCGGGGTTTCCATGGGAATGCAGACCATATTGTCAGCAGGAGCGATTGCATTTGGTATTTTTGTAAGCTCTACTATTTTTAGAATAATAAAGAGTAGTAATAGGGAGAGTAATTGGCAGGATGTTGGAAAAAGTTAG